One window of the Rhizorhabdus dicambivorans genome contains the following:
- a CDS encoding aldo/keto reductase has protein sequence MQRSRLGGSDLEVSRFSLGTMTFGNRGPAGIACVDRAGADQLVGTAIDAGINLFDTADVYNAGESETLLGEVLGARRKDVLIATKVGLRVSRSPEDQGLSARHIAASIDRSLARLGTDHVDLYLAHRIDPSVPLEETLAAFDAVVRSGKARHIGCSNWPAWLTAKAIMMQRANGWAPFVTGQVYYSLLDRDVEQEIVPCAVDHDVGLMIWSALAMGRLTGKYAPSAAPTEGRLAAFKTFLRHHENREGAVLAALRAIAEARGKTPAAIALAWTAARPTVSTVLLGVRTIDQLRDNLSAADLLLSDDEMARLDAASARPPLYPTSAIAEVLDADSFARFTTGRPASFGGG, from the coding sequence ATGCAGCGTTCGAGACTGGGCGGCAGCGACCTGGAGGTGTCGCGCTTTTCCCTGGGGACGATGACCTTCGGCAACCGCGGGCCCGCCGGCATCGCCTGCGTCGACCGCGCGGGGGCCGATCAGCTGGTCGGCACCGCGATCGATGCCGGGATCAACCTGTTCGATACGGCCGACGTCTACAATGCCGGTGAGTCCGAGACATTGCTGGGCGAGGTGCTGGGGGCGAGGCGCAAGGATGTGCTGATCGCAACCAAGGTGGGGCTGCGGGTCAGCCGCTCGCCGGAGGATCAGGGGCTGTCCGCGCGCCACATCGCGGCGTCGATCGATCGCAGCCTGGCGCGGCTCGGCACCGATCATGTCGATCTCTATCTGGCGCACCGCATCGATCCTTCGGTGCCGCTGGAGGAGACGCTCGCCGCGTTCGATGCGGTGGTGCGCAGCGGCAAGGCCCGGCATATCGGCTGTTCCAACTGGCCCGCCTGGCTCACCGCCAAGGCGATCATGATGCAGCGGGCCAATGGCTGGGCGCCGTTCGTAACGGGGCAGGTCTATTATTCACTGCTCGACCGCGACGTGGAGCAGGAGATCGTGCCCTGCGCGGTCGACCATGACGTCGGGCTGATGATCTGGAGCGCGCTGGCGATGGGCCGGCTCACCGGCAAATATGCGCCATCGGCGGCGCCGACTGAGGGGCGGCTCGCCGCGTTCAAGACCTTCCTCCGCCATCATGAGAATCGCGAAGGGGCCGTGCTGGCTGCGTTGCGCGCGATCGCCGAGGCGCGGGGCAAGACGCCGGCGGCGATCGCGCTCGCCTGGACCGCCGCGCGCCCTACCGTCTCGACGGTGCTGCTGGGCGTCAGGACCATCGATCAACTGCGCGACAATCTGTCCGCTGCGGATCTCCTGCTCTCCGATGACGAAATGGCACGGCTCGATGCGGCGTCCGCACGGCCACCGCTCTATCCGACCTCGGCGATCGCAGAAGTGCTCGATGCGGACAGCTTCGCACGATTCACCACTGGCCGGCCGGCGTCCTTCGGCGGAGGCTGA
- a CDS encoding FAD-dependent oxidoreductase → MPWDIETDLVVVGSGGGACCAALVGRSSGKDVLVVEKLAMFGGSTAYSGGIVWVPMNRFLKSADTFEKAREYLDSVIGDIGRASTPAIRDAYVRQSRNMICFLETFGIQFEHARMPDYYSTAPGGLDEGRSILCPLFDLNRLGEWSDRVARFQGWPPLPLKANEACDLTLVRRSWAGKLMATKLAWRMFWQKLTGQRLRGMGNALQGQMLKAALDNGVEIWREAPMTKLVEEGGNVAGIVVRRNGRDVRIRARHGVLLNSGGFSRSDAMRRRYQPSLGTTAWTAANPGDTGEAIEAAQHVGAAIDLMDAAIWVPASFHPDGEFGGFHVPNDAGKPHCIIVDAQGRRFANEAQSYNDFGYAMRNCNAVPAWAIIESRHRDYYSWGIAMPGRTPDSWFSSGYMKVADTLDQLATQCGIDSAGLAKTVARFNHFVANGSDTDFRRGERAFDRANAADPNYALNPCLGAIERGPFYAVKIVTADVGTQGGVIVDEYARVLRDDGSPIGKLYAAGNCTASMTGRSYPGAGVSIGKSFTFAYIAARHAFGIAEEG, encoded by the coding sequence GTGCCTTGGGACATCGAGACGGACCTCGTTGTGGTCGGCAGCGGCGGTGGCGCCTGTTGTGCCGCGCTGGTTGGAAGATCCAGCGGAAAGGATGTCCTCGTCGTAGAAAAGCTGGCGATGTTCGGTGGATCGACGGCCTATTCCGGTGGGATCGTCTGGGTGCCGATGAACCGCTTTCTGAAATCGGCCGACACATTCGAGAAAGCTCGCGAGTATCTTGATAGCGTGATCGGAGATATCGGCCGCGCTTCGACCCCGGCGATCCGCGACGCCTATGTCCGTCAGAGCCGCAACATGATATGCTTTCTCGAGACTTTCGGCATCCAGTTCGAACATGCTCGGATGCCGGACTATTACAGTACAGCGCCCGGCGGACTCGATGAGGGGCGATCGATCCTGTGCCCGTTGTTCGATCTCAACCGGTTGGGTGAATGGAGCGATCGTGTGGCGCGCTTTCAAGGCTGGCCACCGCTGCCATTGAAGGCCAACGAAGCTTGCGATCTCACGCTGGTGAGGCGCTCTTGGGCGGGCAAGCTAATGGCAACGAAGCTTGCATGGCGAATGTTCTGGCAAAAGCTCACCGGACAGCGCCTGCGCGGCATGGGCAATGCGCTACAGGGGCAAATGCTGAAAGCGGCGTTGGATAATGGCGTCGAAATCTGGCGCGAAGCTCCGATGACGAAGCTCGTCGAAGAGGGAGGAAACGTTGCCGGCATCGTTGTTCGGCGGAACGGTCGGGACGTCCGCATTCGAGCACGTCATGGGGTGTTGCTCAACAGCGGAGGATTTTCGCGGAGCGACGCAATGCGCAGGCGCTACCAACCGTCGCTCGGCACTACGGCCTGGACGGCGGCGAATCCCGGGGACACCGGCGAGGCGATAGAAGCCGCGCAGCATGTGGGTGCTGCAATCGATCTGATGGACGCTGCGATATGGGTGCCCGCCAGCTTTCATCCCGATGGGGAGTTTGGCGGGTTTCACGTACCCAATGACGCTGGCAAGCCGCATTGTATCATCGTTGATGCCCAAGGCCGCCGTTTCGCCAACGAGGCGCAAAGCTACAATGATTTTGGATATGCAATGCGGAATTGCAACGCGGTCCCGGCCTGGGCGATCATCGAATCCCGCCATCGCGATTATTATAGCTGGGGTATCGCGATGCCCGGCAGGACGCCGGACAGCTGGTTCAGTTCTGGATATATGAAGGTCGCCGACACGCTTGATCAGCTCGCCACGCAATGCGGCATAGATTCAGCCGGATTGGCGAAGACCGTCGCTCGGTTCAATCATTTTGTCGCCAATGGGAGCGACACCGATTTTCGTCGCGGCGAACGCGCGTTCGATCGCGCCAATGCTGCCGATCCGAACTATGCGCTGAACCCATGTCTAGGTGCGATAGAGCGCGGGCCTTTTTATGCTGTAAAGATCGTCACGGCTGATGTGGGCACCCAGGGCGGTGTGATAGTCGATGAATATGCTCGCGTGCTGCGGGACGATGGCTCGCCGATCGGGAAGTTATACGCTGCGGGCAATTGCACCGCGTCGATGACCGGCCGCAGCTATCCAGGTGCGGGCGTCAGCATAGGAAAGTCGTTCACTTTCGCCTATATCGCCGCGCGTCATGCCTTCGGCATAGCGGAAGAAGGGTGA
- a CDS encoding alpha-ketoacid dehydrogenase subunit beta, with protein MNSVEALNGALHEAMAADPSVIVLGEDVADGQGGGVVKVTQGLSTRFGDERVRSTPIAEQAIIGAAIGAAIAGKRPVAEIMLMNFTTVAMDMIVNHAAKLRFMSGGQTNVPLTIRTMTGVGFATGGQHADMLEAWFAHTAGLKVVAPSNPADAAGLLASCIFDDDPCIFIENLPTYWVQGAAPPANHRLPLGKANVAREGTDVTVVSYSRPVNDVLAVANKLAKDGISVEVVDLRTISPWDRETVLASTRKTGRLVIVHEAVRNFGVGAEIAATVQEELFGQLKAPVRRVAAHNAPVPFSKPLEAAFAPGQADIEAAIRNSLG; from the coding sequence ATGAACAGCGTCGAAGCGCTCAACGGCGCCCTGCATGAAGCCATGGCCGCCGATCCGTCGGTCATCGTCCTTGGCGAGGATGTCGCCGATGGCCAGGGCGGCGGCGTGGTGAAGGTGACGCAGGGCCTGTCCACCCGCTTCGGCGACGAGCGCGTCCGCTCCACCCCGATCGCCGAGCAGGCGATCATCGGCGCCGCGATCGGCGCCGCTATCGCCGGCAAGCGCCCGGTGGCGGAGATCATGCTGATGAACTTCACCACGGTGGCGATGGACATGATCGTCAACCACGCCGCCAAGCTCCGCTTCATGTCGGGCGGGCAGACCAACGTGCCGCTTACGATCCGCACGATGACCGGGGTCGGCTTCGCGACCGGCGGCCAGCATGCCGACATGCTGGAGGCATGGTTCGCCCACACCGCCGGCCTCAAGGTGGTGGCCCCCTCGAATCCGGCGGATGCGGCGGGACTGCTCGCCTCGTGCATCTTCGATGACGATCCCTGCATCTTTATTGAGAATCTGCCGACCTATTGGGTCCAAGGCGCGGCGCCGCCCGCCAATCACCGCCTTCCGCTGGGCAAGGCGAATGTCGCTCGCGAGGGCACCGACGTCACCGTGGTCAGCTATTCGCGGCCGGTAAACGATGTGCTCGCCGTCGCGAACAAGCTGGCCAAAGACGGCATTTCGGTCGAGGTCGTGGACCTTCGCACTATCTCGCCCTGGGACAGGGAGACCGTGCTCGCCTCGACGCGCAAGACCGGCCGACTAGTGATCGTGCACGAGGCGGTGCGCAACTTCGGCGTGGGCGCGGAGATCGCGGCGACGGTGCAGGAGGAGCTCTTCGGCCAGCTCAAGGCACCGGTGCGCCGTGTCGCGGCCCATAATGCGCCGGTGCCCTTCTCCAAGCCGCTGGAAGCTGCGTTCGCGCCGGGCCAGGCGGATATCGAAGCTGCGATCCGAAACAGCCTTGGCTGA
- a CDS encoding thiamine pyrophosphate-dependent dehydrogenase E1 component subunit alpha: MSGADYVDIYRKASLIRQTDRRFMDVIASGRIATPYYSPAGQELIPSAISVLLDQKDYIVTIYRGMHDQIAKGVPLKLLWAEIAGKVTGTCKGKGGAMHITHPASGVMVTTGIVGSGLPIANGLALASQIDRDGRVTVAYFGDGANNIGAFHEALNMASLWKLPVIFVCQNNRYGEHSAFSLTTAVERVSDRGAAYSMPAETVDGNDAEAMWRAAKVAIDRARSGGGPTLIEAMTFRFYGHVLGDDSHYMEEGELARAMEADPVARLRAILIERGYASAGQVEAIEAAIKAELDEAVEFALSSEYPSLDEINTDIYGMETAA, encoded by the coding sequence ATGTCGGGCGCCGACTATGTGGACATCTACAGGAAGGCGTCGCTGATCCGGCAGACCGACAGGCGCTTCATGGACGTGATTGCGTCTGGCCGGATCGCCACACCCTATTATTCGCCTGCCGGCCAGGAGCTGATCCCCTCCGCGATTTCCGTCCTGCTCGACCAGAAGGACTATATCGTCACCATCTATCGCGGCATGCACGATCAAATCGCCAAGGGCGTGCCGCTCAAGCTGCTCTGGGCGGAGATCGCGGGCAAGGTCACCGGCACCTGTAAGGGCAAAGGTGGTGCCATGCACATCACCCATCCCGCCAGCGGCGTGATGGTGACGACCGGCATCGTCGGCTCGGGCCTGCCGATTGCCAACGGCCTCGCCCTGGCGTCGCAGATCGATCGGGACGGTCGCGTCACCGTCGCCTATTTCGGCGATGGCGCCAACAATATCGGCGCCTTCCACGAAGCGCTCAACATGGCCTCGCTGTGGAAGCTGCCGGTGATCTTCGTCTGCCAGAACAACCGCTATGGCGAACATAGCGCCTTCTCGCTGACGACGGCGGTGGAGCGTGTCTCGGATCGCGGCGCGGCCTACAGCATGCCCGCCGAAACCGTCGACGGAAACGATGCCGAAGCGATGTGGCGCGCCGCGAAGGTGGCGATCGACCGGGCGCGCTCGGGCGGCGGCCCCACCCTGATCGAGGCGATGACCTTCCGTTTCTACGGCCACGTCCTGGGCGACGACAGCCACTATATGGAGGAAGGCGAGCTCGCCCGCGCGATGGAGGCCGATCCCGTCGCGCGGCTGCGCGCGATCCTGATCGAACGCGGCTATGCATCGGCCGGTCAGGTCGAGGCGATCGAGGCGGCCATCAAGGCGGAGCTCGACGAAGCCGTCGAGTTCGCCCTGTCGAGCGAATATCCCTCGCTCGACGAAATCAACACCGACATTTACGGCATGGAGACCGCGGCGTGA
- a CDS encoding class I adenylate-forming enzyme family protein: MPVQTVGDALRHAARLHPDRIALIEGSADRSGRTRIGYGDLLARSERIARGLAARYAKGTHVAIWAPNSVEWVVVQMAAALAGTPLVMLSPNLRAPEVAFILRNSNSRAIFTVERYRDNAMADIARGLRDEIDALADVFLIDELATLDGAAALPDVAPGDNALVQYTSGTTGTPKGVLMTHGGIVTIGHDGAVPMGLPEGSVWLLVLPLASVGGSVFAMMGALTTLSTLIVMREFDAPLMARIIAEEQVTFFNAVTTVHFRLLEHPGTNPESFASVRAITCGGATVPTSLIERIERQYGAACLTTYGMTETSGTVVMSTPDDSFERKSMSAGRTIPGVSVEIRHIETGAPLPPDEIGEICVRSPGAMSGYYGLPEATAAAIDERGWLRTGDLGRLDADGYLSITGRLKEMIKRGGHNVYPREVEDLLVQHPAVAEAAVFGIDDDELGEEIAVAIRLRDGAAAEGPALRDWLFPQIAPYKIPRAWHFLDALPTNANGKVQKFELRKRFDPKTAAAA, translated from the coding sequence ATGCCCGTCCAGACCGTCGGAGATGCCCTGCGCCACGCGGCACGCCTCCATCCCGACCGCATCGCGCTGATCGAAGGGAGCGCCGATCGTTCGGGCCGCACCCGCATCGGCTATGGCGATCTGCTGGCCCGCAGCGAACGGATCGCGCGCGGGCTTGCCGCGCGCTACGCCAAGGGAACCCATGTCGCCATCTGGGCGCCGAACTCGGTGGAATGGGTGGTGGTGCAGATGGCGGCAGCGCTGGCGGGCACGCCGCTGGTGATGCTCAGCCCCAATCTGCGCGCGCCCGAAGTGGCCTTCATCCTGCGCAACTCGAACAGCCGGGCGATCTTCACCGTCGAGCGGTATCGCGACAATGCGATGGCCGACATCGCCCGCGGCCTGCGCGACGAGATCGATGCGCTGGCCGACGTCTTCCTGATCGACGAACTGGCCACGCTCGATGGCGCGGCCGCGCTGCCGGACGTCGCCCCCGGCGACAACGCCCTGGTCCAATATACGTCGGGTACGACCGGCACGCCCAAGGGTGTGCTGATGACGCATGGCGGCATCGTCACGATCGGCCATGACGGCGCGGTGCCGATGGGCCTGCCGGAGGGCTCGGTCTGGCTGCTCGTCCTCCCGCTCGCCTCGGTCGGCGGCAGCGTGTTCGCGATGATGGGCGCGCTCACCACCCTGTCGACGCTGATCGTGATGCGCGAGTTCGACGCCCCCCTGATGGCCCGGATCATCGCGGAGGAGCAGGTCACCTTCTTCAACGCCGTCACCACCGTCCATTTCCGATTGCTCGAACATCCCGGCACCAATCCCGAAAGCTTCGCCTCGGTCCGCGCGATCACCTGCGGCGGCGCCACCGTGCCGACCTCGCTGATCGAGCGGATCGAGCGCCAATATGGCGCGGCCTGTCTCACCACCTACGGCATGACCGAAACCAGCGGGACCGTCGTGATGAGCACGCCCGACGACAGTTTCGAGCGCAAGAGCATGAGCGCGGGCCGCACCATCCCCGGCGTCTCGGTCGAGATCCGGCACATCGAGACCGGCGCTCCGCTGCCCCCCGATGAGATCGGCGAGATATGCGTCCGCTCGCCGGGCGCGATGAGCGGCTATTACGGCCTGCCCGAGGCGACGGCGGCGGCGATCGACGAACGCGGCTGGCTGCGCACCGGCGATCTCGGCCGGCTCGATGCGGACGGCTATCTCTCGATCACCGGCCGCCTGAAGGAGATGATCAAGCGCGGCGGCCACAATGTCTATCCGCGCGAGGTCGAGGATCTGCTGGTCCAGCATCCGGCGGTCGCCGAAGCGGCGGTGTTCGGCATCGACGACGACGAACTCGGCGAGGAGATCGCCGTGGCGATCCGTCTGCGCGACGGGGCGGCGGCGGAAGGACCTGCGCTGCGCGACTGGCTGTTCCCGCAGATCGCCCCCTACAAGATTCCGCGCGCCTGGCATTTCCTCGACGCCCTGCCCACCAACGCCAACGGCAAGGTGCAGAAGTTCGAGCTTCGCAAGCGCTTCGATCCGAAGACGGCCGCCGCCGCCTGA
- a CDS encoding aromatic ring-hydroxylating oxygenase subunit alpha: MQADHRSGMARIEMDNFQFIDGSWVVDPDAPTVAKGAKVPNPPYEPKIFPPRTYYDPELNQRETELFWPKVWTMAGRVSDVQEVGDYFTYELGPESFIIVRSDADTIKAFYNVCPHRGNRIAYNDIGHASDFTCSFHSWQFSLDGELKRITDEELFHPKVICDRPGLKEVRCESWGGFVFVNMDPDAVPLLDFLGCIPEHFAPYNLENFRIFKDYEIEFNTNWKTAVDAFIEVYHVHSLHPELEVLAETKRCQHDLLENGHSRTLVPEGLVSHRVEPRPNELNPALAVMLRQYGVDPADYDGPPDNVREYLIPYKRKWGEENGVDFSKLSDQQLKDLWNYHVFPNMTLNITESVCIVQRWIPHATDPLKCTYSVQTLFPLLNDPSKTLLDITNQATDSEFVTMDPDNRPPKVRTTDGMDLGYVLNQDIEQLQFQQKGIRSRSFDGMRFSYQEVRIPHYWAEMERYISGEK; this comes from the coding sequence ATGCAGGCCGACCATAGGTCAGGAATGGCGAGGATCGAGATGGACAATTTTCAGTTCATAGACGGAAGCTGGGTGGTGGATCCGGACGCACCGACCGTGGCGAAGGGCGCCAAGGTCCCCAACCCGCCTTATGAGCCGAAAATCTTTCCGCCCCGGACCTATTATGATCCCGAATTGAATCAGAGGGAAACAGAGCTGTTCTGGCCGAAAGTCTGGACGATGGCGGGTCGTGTCTCCGACGTGCAGGAGGTGGGCGACTATTTCACCTATGAGCTGGGGCCGGAGAGCTTCATCATCGTCCGCAGCGACGCCGACACCATCAAGGCCTTCTACAATGTCTGCCCGCATCGGGGAAACCGGATCGCCTATAATGACATCGGCCATGCCAGCGACTTCACCTGCTCCTTCCACAGCTGGCAATTCTCGCTCGACGGCGAACTCAAGCGGATCACCGACGAGGAACTGTTCCACCCCAAGGTGATCTGCGACCGGCCGGGGCTGAAGGAGGTGCGCTGCGAGAGCTGGGGCGGGTTCGTCTTCGTGAACATGGACCCGGACGCGGTGCCGCTGCTCGATTTCCTCGGCTGCATTCCCGAGCATTTCGCGCCCTATAACCTCGAGAATTTCCGTATCTTCAAGGACTATGAGATCGAGTTCAACACCAACTGGAAGACGGCGGTGGACGCCTTCATCGAGGTGTATCACGTCCACAGCCTCCATCCCGAACTCGAGGTGCTGGCGGAGACGAAGCGCTGCCAGCACGACCTGCTTGAGAATGGGCATAGCCGCACGCTGGTGCCCGAAGGGCTGGTGAGCCATCGCGTCGAGCCGCGACCGAACGAACTGAATCCCGCGCTGGCGGTGATGCTGCGCCAATATGGTGTCGATCCGGCCGACTATGATGGACCGCCCGACAATGTCCGCGAGTATCTGATCCCCTACAAGCGGAAATGGGGCGAGGAAAATGGCGTCGACTTCTCGAAGCTGTCGGACCAGCAGCTCAAGGACCTGTGGAATTACCACGTCTTCCCGAACATGACGCTGAACATCACCGAGAGCGTCTGCATCGTCCAGCGCTGGATACCCCATGCGACCGACCCGCTGAAGTGTACCTACAGCGTCCAGACGCTGTTCCCGCTGCTCAACGACCCGTCGAAGACGCTGCTCGACATCACCAACCAGGCGACCGATTCCGAGTTCGTGACGATGGATCCCGACAACCGGCCGCCCAAGGTTCGTACCACGGACGGCATGGACCTGGGCTATGTGCTCAACCAGGATATCGAACAGCTCCAGTTCCAGCAGAAGGGCATCCGCTCCCGCTCGTTCGACGGGATGCGGTTCAGCTATCAGGAGGTCCGCATCCCGCATTACTGGGCCGAGATGGAACGCTATATCTCCGGCGAGAAATAG
- a CDS encoding MaoC/PaaZ C-terminal domain-containing protein, giving the protein MIELDKLGRWVTPTAEQSYDGRDCALYALAHGVGGDPLDRRQLDYAALPVKRMFPTMPLAIANADRALEHGNTGVDYSRTVLGEQSVVIHRPLPIAAMLRCEGGFHDVVDQGEGRNATIRLVRRLYQGSDPQPLATMVAGYVALGQGGFGGPGPDPASSPALPDRAPDTEISIATLPQAALLYDLTGDYVPFHVDPDLARAMGFERPILHGICTVGLAARAAMMAGCEDPRSLSVRLGAAVYPGDVLRFSIWRDTGGLILRADVPARGAVVIRSALASA; this is encoded by the coding sequence GTGATCGAGCTCGACAAGCTCGGCCGCTGGGTGACGCCTACGGCCGAGCAGAGCTATGACGGCCGCGATTGCGCGCTCTATGCGCTGGCGCACGGCGTGGGCGGGGACCCGCTCGACCGGCGCCAGCTGGACTATGCGGCGCTCCCGGTGAAGCGGATGTTCCCGACGATGCCGCTGGCGATCGCCAATGCCGATCGCGCGCTGGAGCATGGTAATACGGGCGTCGATTATAGCCGGACGGTGCTGGGCGAGCAGAGCGTCGTCATCCATCGCCCCTTGCCGATCGCCGCGATGCTGCGCTGCGAGGGCGGCTTTCATGACGTCGTCGATCAGGGGGAGGGGCGCAACGCCACCATCCGCCTCGTCCGCCGCCTGTACCAGGGATCGGACCCGCAGCCGCTGGCGACGATGGTCGCGGGTTATGTGGCGCTGGGGCAGGGCGGTTTCGGCGGGCCGGGGCCTGATCCGGCGTCGTCCCCGGCCCTGCCCGATCGCGCGCCCGACACCGAAATATCGATCGCCACGCTGCCGCAGGCGGCGCTGCTCTATGATCTGACCGGCGATTATGTGCCGTTCCACGTCGATCCCGATCTGGCCCGCGCCATGGGGTTCGAGCGGCCGATCCTCCATGGCATCTGCACGGTGGGGCTGGCGGCGCGGGCGGCGATGATGGCGGGGTGCGAAGATCCGCGGTCGCTGTCGGTCCGGCTGGGCGCGGCGGTCTACCCGGGGGATGTGCTGCGCTTCTCGATCTGGCGCGACACCGGCGGCCTGATCCTGCGCGCCGACGTGCCGGCGCGCGGCGCTGTCGTCATTCGATCGGCTCTTGCGTCTGCATGA